In Patescibacteria group bacterium, one DNA window encodes the following:
- a CDS encoding PGDYG domain-containing protein, producing the protein METKQELIDRKSPEILSALASAPVYKKQGRVRARPAVAGEEITTVLESGVKETENKAGPGDWIVTNPSGEQYVISEKKFLGRYEATDEPGAYSAKGYCRAIPNPFGKPIEILASWGSPQTGDERCLIADTCDASGKTDGEPYLIDADAFAKTYRRVEN; encoded by the coding sequence ATGGAAACGAAACAGGAACTGATCGACCGGAAGTCGCCCGAGATCCTGAGTGCACTCGCCTCGGCGCCCGTCTACAAGAAGCAAGGACGAGTGCGGGCTCGGCCAGCGGTCGCGGGCGAGGAGATCACGACCGTGCTCGAAAGCGGCGTCAAGGAAACGGAGAACAAGGCCGGCCCCGGCGACTGGATTGTCACCAACCCGTCCGGCGAACAGTACGTCATCTCGGAAAAGAAATTCCTTGGCCGCTACGAAGCGACTGACGAACCCGGCGCGTACTCGGCGAAAGGTTATTGCCGCGCGATCCCGAATCCGTTCGGAAAGCCGATCGAGATCCTGGCTTCGTGGGGTTCGCCGCAGACCGGCGACGAGCGCTGTCTGATCGCCGACACCTGCGATGCGAGCGGGAAAACGGACGGCGAACCTTATCTCATCGACGCCGACGCTTTCGCCAAAACCTACCGGCGAGTCGAAAACTGA